Proteins from one Thermobifida alba genomic window:
- a CDS encoding Crp/Fnr family transcriptional regulator — protein MRLDDTSPAPWPATSLLGRLTPAQRDDLLSLGVRREFGAGQVLIRQGERSTHVFVLLTGHVKVMSESDSGRTVLLAVRSRGDLVGELAGMDSSPRMARVVAIGAIGVRVLPFPQFEGFLERHPGAVRIVNGSIAAKLRSATDKIVDFSSQEVPVRLARALLRILADHGRPVADGTALGIPLSQPELAAIVAASEPAVHKALAELRKHGVITVGYRSYVVHDQALLREFAELPPSP, from the coding sequence ATGCGGCTCGACGACACCTCCCCCGCCCCCTGGCCCGCCACGAGCCTCCTCGGCCGCCTCACCCCCGCCCAGCGCGACGACCTGCTCTCCCTCGGCGTACGGCGGGAGTTCGGCGCCGGACAGGTCCTGATCCGCCAGGGGGAGCGCAGCACCCACGTGTTCGTCCTGCTCACCGGACACGTCAAGGTGATGAGCGAGTCGGACAGCGGCCGCACCGTCCTGCTGGCGGTCCGCTCCCGCGGCGACCTGGTCGGCGAACTCGCCGGAATGGACTCCAGCCCGCGCATGGCGCGGGTCGTGGCCATCGGCGCGATCGGCGTCCGCGTGCTGCCCTTCCCCCAGTTCGAGGGCTTCCTGGAACGCCACCCCGGCGCCGTCCGGATCGTCAACGGCTCCATCGCCGCCAAACTCCGCTCGGCCACCGACAAGATCGTCGACTTCAGCAGCCAGGAGGTGCCGGTCCGCCTGGCCCGCGCCCTGCTGCGCATCCTCGCCGACCACGGCCGCCCCGTGGCGGACGGGACCGCCCTCGGCATTCCGCTGTCCCAGCCGGAGCTCGCCGCGATCGTGGCCGCCTCCGAACCCGCCGTCCACAAGGCCCTGGCCGAACTGCGCAAGCACGGGGTGATCACCGTCGGCTACCGCAGTTACGTGGTGCACGACCAGGCCCTGCTGCGCGAATTCGCCGAACTGCCGCCAAGCCCGTAA
- a CDS encoding vWA domain-containing protein, giving the protein MTQTDRRGKTKKSTSFIGFLAVTVLSSLFIALWQEFLGQTLGALLGDLLWVGAFLLLLGSLVLLLAHAQRGGPHELLRLLVKVLPDTPATGYVLTAIAGISAATLIAPLVWPALSPSCPLPVQLIVATTADSETVLRRAADDHETARREENGGCRPVDVLVYAAGTTETVRTMLGNGWELPANTVELGAGPSGRSYLIDRSLGARPHYWIPESTIEYLELAPPEDGRIDRSQELGDTGLDYLGPTRMTPLVWAVPATFPPDVEPGILPDDPELDWARPGLQWTSVGRLHGAHQVRVLTESGREAETAQAEDRFLGEEGADSSAALLCRLGRWTDTVALVSEAAVYRAREAEDDASPECPGETRTGLAPRYAPDLPFLDHPLVRVLWSAEEPSDLTAERRAFERFLLDLAEDEDAYAPGGVYAGYRSVTGRGEAADDMADEHGAGLRERVFGWVARFDPVEWHEWAQRADRAYQEASEPATILLAFDRSTSMASVPQQFDAARTAATTIIGRLRAQDRFGLWSYPAGDTGADATAATTLVALTHRDDLPEGLLATVEGLAPVHRPTPLREVVRAGVLALEEDAAPGAVLVVVTDGVRVQDDAGLGQEELDRVLDDTDVRVRIIAVGGGARQAADQTACDVGLLPRLAEHPRVECRDADRGRADGSARGVVEEARGGR; this is encoded by the coding sequence ATGACTCAGACCGACAGGCGCGGTAAGACAAAGAAGTCCACGTCATTCATCGGATTCCTCGCCGTCACGGTTCTCTCGTCCCTCTTCATCGCCCTGTGGCAGGAGTTCCTCGGACAGACGCTCGGCGCGCTGCTGGGAGACCTCCTGTGGGTCGGCGCGTTCCTCCTCCTGCTGGGCTCACTCGTCCTGCTCCTCGCGCACGCGCAGCGCGGCGGCCCGCACGAACTGCTCCGCCTGCTCGTCAAGGTGCTGCCGGACACGCCGGCCACCGGATACGTCCTCACCGCGATCGCGGGCATCAGCGCGGCGACCCTGATCGCCCCCCTGGTCTGGCCCGCGCTCAGCCCCTCCTGCCCCCTGCCCGTCCAGCTCATCGTGGCCACCACGGCCGACAGCGAGACGGTGCTGCGCAGAGCCGCCGACGACCACGAGACCGCGCGCCGCGAGGAGAACGGCGGCTGCCGACCGGTCGACGTGCTGGTCTACGCCGCGGGAACGACGGAGACGGTGCGCACGATGCTGGGCAACGGCTGGGAGCTGCCCGCGAACACCGTCGAGCTGGGAGCCGGACCCTCCGGACGCAGTTACCTGATCGACCGTTCCCTGGGAGCCAGGCCCCACTACTGGATTCCCGAATCCACCATCGAATACCTCGAATTGGCGCCGCCGGAAGACGGACGGATCGACAGGAGCCAGGAACTCGGCGACACCGGCCTGGACTATCTGGGACCCACCCGCATGACCCCGCTCGTCTGGGCGGTGCCCGCCACATTCCCGCCCGACGTCGAGCCGGGAATTCTCCCCGACGACCCGGAACTGGACTGGGCGCGCCCGGGCCTGCAGTGGACCTCGGTGGGACGGCTGCACGGCGCCCACCAGGTCCGGGTCCTCACCGAGAGCGGCCGCGAGGCCGAGACCGCCCAGGCGGAGGACCGCTTCCTCGGCGAGGAGGGAGCCGACAGCAGCGCGGCGCTGCTGTGCCGGCTCGGGCGGTGGACCGACACGGTAGCGCTGGTCAGCGAGGCGGCCGTGTACCGCGCCCGCGAAGCCGAGGACGACGCCTCCCCGGAGTGCCCCGGGGAGACGCGGACCGGCCTGGCCCCCCGCTACGCTCCGGATCTGCCCTTTCTCGACCACCCGCTGGTCCGGGTGCTCTGGAGCGCCGAGGAGCCGTCGGACCTCACCGCGGAACGCCGCGCATTCGAGCGGTTCCTCCTCGACCTCGCCGAGGACGAGGACGCCTACGCCCCCGGCGGGGTCTACGCTGGATACCGGTCCGTGACGGGGCGGGGGGAGGCCGCCGACGACATGGCCGACGAGCACGGCGCCGGGCTCCGGGAGCGGGTCTTCGGATGGGTGGCGCGGTTCGACCCCGTGGAGTGGCACGAGTGGGCGCAGCGGGCCGACCGCGCCTACCAGGAGGCGAGCGAACCCGCGACGATCCTGCTCGCGTTCGACCGGTCCACGTCCATGGCCTCGGTGCCGCAGCAGTTCGACGCGGCCCGCACGGCCGCGACCACGATCATCGGCCGCCTGCGCGCCCAGGACCGCTTCGGACTGTGGTCCTACCCGGCGGGCGACACCGGGGCGGACGCCACCGCCGCGACCACGCTCGTGGCGCTCACCCACCGCGACGACCTGCCCGAGGGGCTCCTCGCCACCGTCGAGGGCCTCGCCCCGGTCCACCGGCCGACCCCGCTGCGGGAAGTCGTCCGCGCGGGCGTGCTCGCCCTGGAGGAGGACGCGGCCCCCGGCGCGGTGCTGGTCGTCGTCACCGACGGGGTGCGCGTCCAAGACGACGCGGGACTGGGACAGGAGGAACTGGACCGGGTGCTGGACGACACGGACGTGCGGGTGCGGATCATCGCGGTCGGCGGCGGCGCGCGGCAGGCGGCCGACCAGACCGCCTGCGACGTGGGGCTGCTGCCCCGGCTCGCCGAGCACCCGCGCGTCGAGTGCCGCGACGCCGACCGGGGCAGGGCCGACGGAAGCGCGCGCGGCGTGGTGGAGGAGGCGCGCGGTGGGAGGTGA
- a CDS encoding AMP-binding protein, with protein MRVERLPSAVDGPVAHLPRGTAPYGSLTGGLLDRLRRFGDFGSVADHQGERMSGAEFAAVVQYAAAGLSRRGLHPNDVVAVLAPVSTARLVSVYTAMAVGCVALPLELSSDVDTLIRVLVDTDARMILTTGALAPLAVELADRSRVRQVVSFGEAPATTPFTELLRPAPRCGGYDPAHCLFDSGLMDYTAVSGAPPRTVRRPHRELVAHFRRLDAALRLSRDDTVVLESGMTEFDRCVLASVALWHGASVLSPADESTAVTGAALRAVRAAVRGAPPSRIGFRSA; from the coding sequence ATGAGGGTCGAACGGCTGCCGAGCGCCGTCGACGGACCCGTCGCGCACCTGCCGCGCGGCACGGCTCCGTACGGCTCGCTGACCGGCGGCCTGCTGGACCGGCTGCGGCGCTTCGGGGACTTCGGCTCGGTCGCCGACCACCAGGGGGAGCGCATGAGCGGCGCCGAGTTCGCCGCCGTCGTCCAGTACGCCGCCGCCGGACTGAGCCGGCGCGGGCTGCACCCCAACGACGTGGTGGCGGTCCTCGCCCCGGTCTCCACCGCCCGGCTCGTCTCCGTCTACACCGCGATGGCGGTGGGCTGCGTCGCGCTCCCGCTGGAGCTGTCCTCGGACGTCGACACCCTGATCAGGGTGCTGGTCGACACCGACGCCCGGATGATCCTGACCACCGGCGCTCTGGCGCCCCTGGCGGTGGAGCTGGCCGACCGGTCCCGGGTGCGCCAGGTCGTCTCCTTCGGCGAGGCCCCCGCGACCACCCCCTTCACCGAACTGCTGCGCCCGGCGCCGCGGTGCGGCGGCTACGATCCCGCGCACTGCCTGTTCGACAGCGGCCTGATGGACTACACGGCCGTCTCCGGTGCCCCGCCGCGCACCGTCCGCCGCCCCCACCGGGAACTCGTCGCGCACTTCCGCCGTCTCGACGCCGCGCTGCGGCTCTCCCGCGACGACACCGTCGTCCTGGAAAGCGGAATGACCGAGTTCGACCGGTGCGTGCTGGCCTCGGTGGCGTTGTGGCACGGCGCCTCGGTGCTCTCCCCGGCGGACGAGAGCACGGCGGTCACCGGCGCGGCCCTGCGGGCGGTCCGGGCCGCGGTCCGCGGTGCGCCGCCGTCCCGGATCGGCTTCCGCTCCGCATGA
- a CDS encoding ATP-binding protein — translation MGTTDSQGVRTFDTADACGTPVVDPAEFTGSATDHTVWSCVGNLTAVRSIRSRVREFLGRAGCAETVRDDAELAVSELATNALLHSRSGQVGGVMTLFIRVGAGSVRVAVADQGRKDPAASDVIRREDQNEYGRGKLIVEDCSSRSGEYWTEATHVAWFEIDLP, via the coding sequence ATGGGGACGACCGATTCGCAGGGGGTGCGCACCTTCGACACCGCTGACGCCTGCGGTACACCCGTGGTCGACCCCGCCGAGTTCACCGGTTCGGCCACCGACCACACCGTGTGGAGCTGCGTCGGCAACCTCACCGCGGTCCGCTCCATCCGCTCCCGGGTCCGCGAGTTCCTGGGGCGGGCCGGATGCGCCGAGACCGTCCGCGACGACGCCGAACTCGCCGTCAGCGAACTGGCCACCAACGCCCTGCTGCACTCCCGCTCCGGTCAGGTCGGCGGGGTGATGACCCTGTTCATCCGGGTCGGCGCCGGAAGCGTGCGCGTGGCAGTGGCCGACCAGGGGCGCAAGGACCCCGCGGCGAGCGACGTGATCCGCCGGGAGGACCAGAACGAGTACGGCCGCGGCAAGCTCATCGTCGAGGACTGCTCCTCCCGCAGCGGCGAGTACTGGACCGAGGCCACCCACGTCGCCTGGTTCGAGATCGACCTGCCCTGA
- a CDS encoding ATP-binding protein, translating into MKIAFVGKGGSGKTTLSALFARYLAHCGAPVVAIDADINQHLGPALGASAADLAALPALGGHLTEIKDLLRGSNPRIPSAEQMVKTTPPGRGSRLLDLSADNPVHRRFGLGVDGVLLMLTGPFSEDDLGVACYHSKVGAVEMYLNHLVDGPGEYVVVDMTAGADSFASGMFTRFDVTFLVAEPTLRGVGVYHQYAAYARDHDVAIRVVGNKVHGPEDVEFLREHVGDALSVCLTHSGFVRGMEKGRHPDLAELEEDNLKALAWMRDLVDATEQDWTRFTRQNVEFHLRNAERWANAATGVDLAAQVDPEFVMGPAALAASRAAL; encoded by the coding sequence ATGAAGATCGCGTTCGTCGGCAAGGGCGGCAGCGGCAAGACCACCCTGTCCGCCCTGTTCGCCCGCTACCTCGCCCACTGCGGCGCCCCCGTGGTGGCCATCGACGCCGACATCAACCAGCACCTCGGCCCCGCCCTGGGGGCCTCGGCCGCCGACCTCGCCGCCCTGCCCGCCCTCGGCGGCCACCTCACCGAGATCAAGGACCTGCTGCGCGGCTCCAACCCGCGCATCCCCTCGGCCGAGCAGATGGTCAAGACCACCCCGCCCGGGCGGGGCTCGCGGCTGCTCGACCTCTCCGCGGACAACCCGGTGCACCGGCGCTTCGGCCTCGGGGTCGACGGGGTGCTGCTCATGCTCACCGGACCGTTCAGCGAGGACGACCTGGGGGTGGCCTGCTACCACTCCAAGGTGGGCGCGGTCGAGATGTACCTGAACCACCTGGTGGACGGCCCCGGCGAGTACGTCGTGGTGGACATGACCGCCGGAGCGGACTCCTTCGCCTCCGGCATGTTCACCCGCTTCGACGTCACCTTCCTGGTCGCCGAGCCGACCCTGCGCGGTGTCGGCGTCTACCACCAGTACGCCGCCTACGCCCGCGACCACGACGTCGCTATCAGGGTGGTCGGCAACAAGGTGCACGGCCCCGAGGACGTGGAGTTCCTGCGGGAGCACGTGGGCGACGCGCTCAGCGTCTGCCTGACCCACTCCGGGTTCGTGCGCGGCATGGAGAAGGGCCGCCACCCCGACCTCGCCGAACTGGAGGAGGACAACCTCAAGGCGCTCGCCTGGATGCGCGACCTCGTCGACGCCACCGAGCAGGACTGGACGAGGTTCACCCGCCAGAACGTGGAGTTCCACCTGCGCAACGCCGAGCGGTGGGCCAACGCGGCGACCGGGGTCGACCTGGCCGCCCAGGTCGACCCGGAGTTCGTCATGGGGCCCGCGGCCCTGGCCGCCTCCCGGGCCGCGCTCTGA
- a CDS encoding extracellular solute-binding protein — protein MGGDPVVRRTARAAAALALVAATACTTPQADDRVIYVATGQDVSGNDLYLSLIQEWNAAQGPGGHRAYLVTLPGSADQQYAEMVRDVQGGSPEYDVINIDNQFTAMFAEAGWIQEIGSGWQEADGAARAADGNALTPVFREEVSRSVTYQDRVYAVPFTADVGMLYYRRDLVGPGTLTAGRSLSGILAELAEATGDTDVEHLYIGQFAQYEGFTVNVMEIVAAEGGSLVLPGEQRLADIHRNNAEHQALNLIAEGFADGTFHPAALESTEEETYVRFLSGEAAAMRNWPLWYRRLLIASTEQDSGHAPEYAVEALPGALLGGQSLALTSGSPDEEAALDLIGFLTGTRQQQVLFYCGGYAPTRQDVYVEKLSPEDAAQLCAEYGVTGEGAWHAEANQFLDTVRLAVDDAQLRPVTPYYSQFSEELSSGLRQLFLTAQYGGAAAVPLNTERLEQIRTEADNALYGR, from the coding sequence GTGGGAGGTGACCCGGTGGTGCGGAGGACGGCGAGGGCCGCGGCGGCGCTGGCCCTGGTCGCGGCGACCGCCTGCACGACGCCCCAGGCGGACGACCGCGTCATCTATGTCGCGACCGGTCAGGACGTCAGCGGCAACGACCTCTACCTCAGCCTCATCCAGGAGTGGAACGCCGCCCAGGGGCCGGGGGGCCACCGCGCCTACCTCGTGACCCTGCCCGGCAGCGCCGACCAGCAGTACGCCGAGATGGTGCGCGACGTCCAGGGCGGCAGCCCCGAGTACGACGTCATCAACATCGACAACCAGTTCACCGCCATGTTCGCCGAGGCCGGATGGATCCAGGAGATCGGCTCCGGGTGGCAGGAGGCGGACGGGGCCGCCCGGGCAGCCGACGGCAACGCGCTCACCCCGGTCTTCCGGGAGGAGGTGAGCCGGTCGGTGACCTACCAGGACCGGGTCTACGCGGTCCCCTTCACCGCGGACGTCGGCATGCTCTACTACCGCAGGGACCTGGTGGGCCCGGGAACGCTGACGGCGGGCCGGAGCCTGAGCGGAATCCTCGCCGAACTCGCCGAGGCCACCGGGGACACCGACGTCGAACACCTCTACATCGGCCAGTTCGCCCAGTACGAGGGGTTCACCGTCAACGTCATGGAGATCGTCGCGGCGGAGGGCGGCAGCCTCGTCCTCCCCGGCGAGCAGCGCCTCGCCGACATCCACCGCAACAACGCCGAGCACCAGGCGCTGAACCTCATCGCCGAGGGGTTCGCGGACGGGACCTTCCACCCCGCCGCGCTGGAGAGCACCGAGGAGGAGACCTACGTCCGCTTCCTCAGCGGCGAGGCGGCGGCGATGCGCAACTGGCCGCTCTGGTACCGCCGGCTGCTCATCGCGTCCACGGAGCAGGACTCGGGGCACGCCCCCGAGTACGCGGTGGAGGCGCTGCCCGGAGCCCTGCTGGGCGGGCAGAGCCTCGCCCTGACCAGTGGAAGCCCGGACGAGGAGGCCGCGCTCGACCTCATCGGCTTCCTCACCGGAACCAGGCAGCAGCAGGTGCTGTTCTACTGCGGCGGGTACGCGCCGACGCGGCAGGACGTCTACGTGGAGAAGCTGTCCCCCGAGGACGCCGCGCAGCTGTGCGCCGAGTACGGCGTCACCGGGGAGGGCGCCTGGCACGCCGAGGCCAACCAGTTCCTGGACACCGTCCGACTGGCGGTGGACGACGCCCAGCTCCGGCCGGTGACGCCCTACTACTCGCAGTTCAGCGAGGAACTCTCCAGCGGGCTGCGCCAGTTGTTCCTCACGGCGCAGTACGGTGGGGCCGCCGCCGTGCCGCTGAACACCGAACGGCTGGAGCAGATCCGCACCGAAGCCGACAACGCGCTGTACGGGCGGTGA
- the ispG gene encoding flavodoxin-dependent (E)-4-hydroxy-3-methylbut-2-enyl-diphosphate synthase, translated as MSVDLGMPVAPPQPLAPRRKSRQIMVGDVPVGGDAPISVQSMTTTVTADINATLQQIAELTAAGCQIVRVAVPSADDAEALPIIARKSQIPVIADIHFQPKYVFAAIEAGCAAVRVNPGNIKKFDDRVGEIAKAASEAGVPIRIGVNAGSLDRRLLAKYGKATPEALVESALWECSLFEEHGFRDIKISVKHNDPVVMIQAYRLLAERCDYPLHLGVTEAGPAFQGTIKSAVAFGALLAEGIGDTIRVSLSAPPAEEVKVGAQILESLGLRQRGLEIVSCPSCGRAQVDVYTLADRVTAGLQGLDVPLRVAVMGCVVNGPGEAREADLGVASGNGKGQIFVKGEVIKTVPESQIVETLIEEALRIAEEMRAEGVASGEPSVDVAG; from the coding sequence GTGTCCGTCGATCTCGGAATGCCCGTTGCTCCTCCGCAGCCGCTGGCGCCGCGTCGCAAGTCGCGGCAGATCATGGTGGGTGACGTTCCGGTGGGAGGCGACGCTCCGATCTCGGTGCAGTCGATGACCACCACGGTGACCGCCGACATCAACGCCACGCTGCAGCAGATCGCGGAGCTGACCGCCGCGGGCTGCCAGATCGTGCGGGTGGCGGTGCCCAGCGCCGACGACGCCGAGGCGCTGCCGATCATCGCGCGCAAGTCGCAGATCCCGGTGATCGCCGACATCCACTTCCAGCCCAAGTACGTGTTCGCCGCGATCGAGGCGGGCTGTGCGGCGGTGCGGGTCAACCCGGGCAACATCAAGAAGTTCGACGACCGGGTCGGGGAGATCGCCAAGGCCGCGTCCGAGGCCGGGGTGCCGATCCGCATCGGCGTCAACGCCGGCTCGCTGGACAGGCGGCTGCTGGCCAAGTACGGCAAGGCCACGCCCGAGGCGCTGGTGGAGTCGGCGCTGTGGGAGTGCTCCCTGTTCGAGGAGCACGGTTTCCGCGACATCAAGATCTCGGTCAAGCACAACGACCCCGTGGTCATGATCCAGGCCTACCGGCTGCTGGCCGAGCGCTGCGACTATCCGCTGCACCTGGGGGTGACCGAGGCGGGCCCGGCCTTCCAGGGCACCATCAAGTCCGCGGTCGCGTTCGGCGCGCTGCTGGCCGAGGGAATCGGCGACACCATCCGCGTGTCGCTGTCGGCGCCGCCCGCCGAGGAGGTCAAGGTCGGCGCGCAGATCCTGGAGTCGCTGGGGCTGCGCCAGCGCGGCCTGGAGATCGTCTCCTGCCCCAGCTGCGGGCGCGCCCAGGTGGACGTCTACACGCTCGCCGACCGGGTCACCGCGGGACTCCAGGGGCTGGACGTGCCGCTGCGGGTGGCCGTCATGGGCTGCGTGGTCAACGGTCCCGGTGAGGCCCGCGAGGCCGACCTGGGCGTGGCCTCCGGCAACGGCAAGGGGCAGATCTTCGTCAAGGGCGAGGTCATCAAGACCGTGCCGGAGTCGCAGATCGTGGAGACCCTGATCGAGGAGGCCCTGCGCATCGCCGAGGAGATGCGCGCCGAGGGCGTGGCCTCCGGCGAACCCAGCGTCGACGTGGCGGGCTGA
- a CDS encoding alpha/beta hydrolase has protein sequence MRHAAARSVGAIAATGVLTVFGAVVPAEADGTTGWTECADLEPAAQLRVECAELRVPMSREGGPRSGGTVVLALSRVPASGERQGTLLVNPGGPGSPGRDWAVRIAERLPADLRASYDVVGFDPRGTGASTPTVTCDPGYFDPVRPDTVPADEEAEQALWDRAAAYAEACAEHTGDLLNHMTTVDIAADVESIRRALGVERIDYLGYSYGTYLGAVYATRYPDRVRRLVLDSAVNPDLPWYQGNLAQSRSLDAAARNFFAWTARHHGVYGLGTTGEQVAEHYYALRDALAEQPAAGTVGPTELESVVLFAAYTSAAWPPLARALSDRVVHGEDAALLAVHERLGEDADSDQGFGAYLATECTDSPWPADRGTWREDAAKLHVEAPFVAWNNTWYNAPCRFWPAPARSWTEVDGTAVGGALLLHATQDGPTPLAGAHAMRARFPKGRLVVEDGGVDHGVSLNGNPCVDRVLVAYLRDGTLPAAGRGADGADLTCAARPQPDPRGAAAGGV, from the coding sequence ATGCGGCACGCGGCGGCCAGGTCGGTGGGGGCGATCGCGGCGACGGGGGTGCTGACGGTCTTCGGGGCCGTCGTCCCGGCCGAGGCGGACGGGACGACGGGGTGGACGGAGTGCGCGGACCTGGAACCCGCGGCACAGCTCCGGGTGGAGTGCGCCGAACTGCGGGTGCCCATGAGCCGCGAGGGCGGCCCGAGATCGGGGGGAACCGTGGTCCTCGCGCTGTCGCGGGTGCCCGCGAGCGGGGAGCGGCAGGGCACACTGCTGGTCAACCCGGGAGGCCCCGGCAGCCCCGGACGCGACTGGGCGGTCCGCATCGCCGAGCGGCTGCCCGCGGACCTGCGCGCCTCCTACGACGTGGTGGGGTTCGACCCGCGCGGCACGGGCGCGTCCACCCCCACCGTCACCTGCGACCCCGGCTACTTCGACCCGGTGCGCCCCGACACGGTCCCCGCCGACGAGGAGGCGGAGCAGGCGCTGTGGGACCGGGCCGCCGCCTACGCCGAGGCGTGCGCGGAGCACACCGGGGACCTGCTGAACCACATGACCACCGTGGACATCGCCGCCGACGTGGAGTCCATCCGGCGCGCCCTGGGGGTCGAGCGGATCGACTACCTCGGCTACTCCTACGGCACCTACCTGGGGGCCGTCTACGCCACCCGGTACCCCGACCGGGTGCGCCGCCTCGTGCTGGACAGCGCCGTCAACCCCGACCTGCCCTGGTACCAGGGGAACCTGGCGCAGAGCCGCTCCCTGGACGCCGCGGCGCGCAACTTCTTCGCCTGGACCGCCCGCCACCACGGCGTCTACGGTCTGGGCACCACCGGGGAGCAGGTCGCGGAGCACTACTACGCCCTCCGGGACGCGCTGGCCGAACAGCCGGCGGCCGGCACGGTCGGCCCCACCGAACTGGAGAGCGTCGTCCTCTTCGCCGCCTACACCAGCGCCGCCTGGCCGCCGCTGGCCCGGGCGCTGTCCGACCGCGTCGTGCACGGCGAGGACGCCGCGCTGCTCGCCGTGCACGAGCGGCTCGGGGAGGACGCCGACAGCGACCAGGGGTTCGGCGCCTACCTGGCCACCGAGTGCACCGACTCGCCGTGGCCCGCCGACCGGGGGACCTGGCGCGAGGACGCGGCCAAGCTCCACGTCGAGGCGCCCTTCGTCGCCTGGAACAACACCTGGTACAACGCCCCGTGCCGCTTCTGGCCCGCCCCGGCCCGCTCCTGGACCGAGGTGGACGGCACGGCGGTGGGCGGCGCCCTGCTCCTCCACGCCACCCAGGACGGGCCGACACCGCTGGCCGGGGCCCACGCGATGCGCGCCCGCTTCCCAAAGGGCCGGCTCGTCGTCGAGGACGGCGGCGTGGACCACGGGGTCTCGCTCAACGGCAACCCGTGCGTGGACCGCGTCCTCGTCGCCTACCTGCGGGACGGCACCCTGCCCGCGGCCGGCCGCGGCGCCGACGGCGCGGACCTGACCTGTGCGGCGCGGCCCCAGCCCGACCCGCGCGGGGCCGCGGCCGGTGGGGTGTGA
- a CDS encoding GNAT family N-acetyltransferase has translation MLRTSPIRVLGERDRAEVYALLDRDPVGNVFVASRLRAAGLDPARLGAELWGYVEHDAITALCYAGANLVPINAGPEAVRHFASRARWQGRRCSSIVGPIPAVTDLWRRLAPYWGPARAIRARQPVMAISQEPEVPADPLVRRVRPEELGILLPASIAMFTEEVGVPPDAGDGGALYRARVEELIRMGRAFARIEDGRVVFKAEVGAVTPRACQVQGVWVHPELRGRGHSVAGMAAVVRFALAEIAPTVTLYVNDFNTPARAAYRRVGFQEIDEVMSVLF, from the coding sequence ATGCTGCGGACCTCGCCGATACGGGTGCTCGGGGAACGAGACCGCGCCGAGGTGTACGCGCTTCTCGACCGGGACCCGGTCGGCAACGTGTTCGTCGCCTCCCGGTTGCGCGCCGCGGGTCTGGATCCGGCGCGGCTCGGCGCAGAACTGTGGGGCTACGTCGAGCACGACGCCATCACCGCGCTGTGCTACGCGGGGGCGAACCTGGTCCCGATCAACGCGGGCCCCGAGGCCGTCCGGCACTTCGCGAGCCGGGCCCGCTGGCAGGGACGGCGCTGCTCCTCCATCGTGGGGCCGATCCCGGCCGTGACCGACCTGTGGCGCCGTCTGGCCCCCTACTGGGGGCCCGCCCGGGCGATCCGGGCCAGGCAGCCGGTCATGGCCATCTCGCAGGAGCCCGAGGTGCCCGCCGACCCGCTGGTGCGCCGGGTACGGCCGGAGGAGCTGGGGATTCTGCTGCCCGCCAGCATCGCCATGTTCACCGAGGAGGTGGGGGTGCCGCCGGACGCGGGCGACGGCGGCGCGCTGTACCGGGCCCGGGTCGAGGAGCTGATCCGGATGGGCCGGGCGTTCGCCCGGATCGAGGACGGCCGGGTCGTGTTCAAGGCGGAGGTCGGTGCGGTCACCCCGCGGGCCTGCCAGGTGCAGGGGGTGTGGGTGCATCCGGAGCTGCGCGGCCGGGGCCACTCGGTGGCGGGCATGGCGGCCGTGGTGCGTTTCGCGCTCGCCGAGATCGCGCCCACGGTCACCCTCTACGTCAACGACTTCAACACGCCGGCGCGCGCCGCCTACCGCAGGGTGGGCTTCCAGGAGATCGACGAGGTGATGTCGGTCCTGTTCTGA